Proteins encoded together in one Cyanobacterium sp. T60_A2020_053 window:
- a CDS encoding aspartate carbamoyltransferase catalytic subunit, which produces MTVTTAWQKRHIISLDDFTIEEYNTVLSTASSFQDVLKSRTKKVAALQGRVVANMFFEPSTRTRSSFELAAKRLSADILNFAPGSSSLTKGETILDTAKTYLAMGADIMVIRHSHSGVPLNIAQEMDRLDTGVSIFNAGDGLHQHPSQGLLDLFTICSLLDEKNPHIELLAGKKIAIVGDILHSRVARSNLYSLLAAGALLHLAAPPTLLPALFAQTVKAECQDRLFIHWELSPALKDADFVMTLRLQKERMSNYLLPSLREYHHLFGITAEKLSLCKPDVKILHPGPVNRGVEISSELMDDPQFSLISQQVTSGVAVRMALLYLIGNS; this is translated from the coding sequence ATGACCGTTACCACTGCTTGGCAGAAAAGGCATATCATCTCCTTAGACGATTTTACCATCGAAGAATACAACACCGTTTTAAGCACTGCTTCTAGTTTTCAGGATGTGTTGAAAAGTAGAACAAAAAAAGTTGCCGCCTTACAGGGTAGAGTGGTGGCTAATATGTTTTTTGAACCTTCTACTCGCACTCGTAGTAGTTTTGAACTGGCAGCCAAAAGACTTTCAGCAGATATTCTCAATTTTGCACCGGGTAGTTCATCCTTAACAAAGGGTGAAACGATTCTCGACACAGCAAAAACATATTTGGCGATGGGCGCTGATATTATGGTAATACGTCATAGTCACTCTGGTGTACCGTTAAATATTGCACAGGAAATGGATCGACTAGACACAGGGGTAAGTATTTTTAATGCAGGGGATGGTTTGCACCAACACCCCTCTCAAGGTTTACTAGATTTATTTACCATTTGTAGTTTACTAGATGAAAAAAACCCTCACATTGAACTTTTAGCAGGGAAAAAAATTGCTATTGTGGGTGATATTCTTCATTCAAGGGTAGCGCGCTCCAATCTTTATAGCTTACTGGCGGCGGGCGCCCTCCTCCATTTAGCAGCGCCCCCCACCCTATTACCAGCATTATTCGCTCAAACTGTCAAGGCTGAATGTCAAGATCGTTTATTTATTCACTGGGAATTATCTCCAGCTTTAAAAGATGCTGATTTTGTAATGACATTAAGACTGCAAAAAGAGCGCATGAGTAATTATTTATTACCCAGTTTGAGAGAATACCATCACCTATTTGGTATTACCGCCGAGAAATTATCCTTATGTAAACCAGATGTAAAAATATTGCACCCGGGCCCAGTTAATCGAGGGGTGGAAATTAGTTCAGAATTA